TAGTGATACCAACACATTTAGtctgagactgctgggagAAAAGAACTGCTTCATCGACATCTTCGGTGTTGGTGTGTCCAGATAATGCATTATGAAGATTGGCGATGAAAGATTCTCGATATTGTTGAGATAGCGACATGAACGTGCCTCCCATGATGATATATTCGACCTTGTCGATGCTGTGACCCAGCTGACGCAGCTGTTCGATTCGTCCTCGAGCCTGCTCGTAGGGATCATATCTGGCACGAATAGCACGCATCGACGTGGGTTCATAACCGGTATAAGACTGAGTTGAGTATTCAAAGTCGGAATCCGGTCCTCCTGGACAATAGACACAGATATTACCAGTGTACGCAATATGCGGACATCGGTGTGGTTTACACATGACTGCCACTACAGCAATACCCGACGCTGTTCTTACTGGTTTGGCCTTGAGTTTCGGTAATAAGTACTTCTTGTACTGGTCGGGAATCGACGAAATAATATCTGTGAGCCTTGGCTGGGCCTTAAGTTTATACTTCTTCGACAGCCGGCCCACCAATCCATTAAGATTGACATCTTTGTTCGTCTGAAGACTCTGAATAAGTTCTAGCGAAATATCAGCACAACATGCCAGGAACCGCTCGTGCTCCGGCGCaagattttgttttccttTAGGCCCTTTCTTCGACATCTTTATTCTCTGTTCACCGGTCTTTCAGTCcaacttcttcattttcctgatctgataagaaaaaaatatcaccacCCTAACCCCAATCTGGAAATTCAGGGGGAAtgagggtctgcctccggcggctggggctccgccccagaccccgtggctcctctcgctgcgctcgagtcgttgcgtggggaTATGGGGCTGCATGGGCTGGCTGTTGGGATAATTTGGAGGATGTAAAGGGGTTTTAATGGCCGGAAAAAGGGTAATGACCCGGTTCGGGCGGTTGAATCGAGCTACTGGGCTCTGTACGCTCCTTAAACCCCTCGAAACGCACACTTACAGGCTTCTGGCACACCTGGCCCTCCCCaaacaacgactcgagcgtagcgagaggagccacggggtctggggcagagccccagccgccggaggcacgtcgGCCCGTCCCAAGTTTGCGGGGTATGCCGCACGCGCCGCAGCACCTGGGTGAGATGCACGGTTCCTGCCAGCGAACCAGTTGGTCCAAATCACGCTCGGCAAGCGCGAGTTATTGAAGTACAAACGAGGTTTGATTACGCCATCAGGGCTTTTTAAGTAGTATATAAGCAATTGGTAGACTGTGACAACGTGCCATAGTGACAATTGTGTTGAATCAGGAGACTTTTTGGTGAACGTGGTTGAAAAAGCCTAGTTGGACCTGTATTCACCCCGACATATCAGGCTGGCGGTCGGTGTTAGATTAGATTTGGGTTTGACGCCACGCCGTAGAAGTTTCTGGTCTCTGTATACCTCACGCAGTGTGCGATTGAGCAAGGTAAGAAGAAAATACTGGATTTATGGGTAAAATTGGTGAATTGTGATTTAAGCAGGTGCTAACAGGTGGTAGAATGGCCGGTGCTACAGCTCCCAAGCAGGACTTGGACTCTCCTGCCAATGGCTCGTCAGATGCAGCTGCTGTAAATAATCCAGTTACAAGCACGAGTTCAAGTgcgaaaaagaagaagaataaaaagaaaaagaagaagtctGCTTCGGCTGCTGTGGTTACTGACAATGCCAGTGTAGCTCCAGATGTGGAAaagattgaagaagatggtgaAATTGCTGATTCGACAGCTGTGAGTAGTCCAGTGGATGTGCTAGCCTCTGGATCAGAGACGAAGGAATTAGCTGATACAGTGGCTATAGCAGTTGGACCGGAATATGCTGGGGAGCCAGAACTAGTATCACAAGAAGAGCTAGCAGCTGAAGCCGAGCCACCTGCGGAGACGATAGCTGAGCCAATTAAAGAGGTAGTTAAAGAACCAGTTGCTGAGCCTGTCGCTGAACCTGCTGTTAAGCCAGTTGAGGAGACAATTGCTGAGCCAGTTGCTGAGCCAGTTGCTGAGCCAGTTGCTGAACCAGTTGTAGCTGAACCAGTCGCTGAACCAGTTGCTGAACCAGCTGTTGAACCAGTTGTAGCTGAACCAGTTGCTGAACCACTTGTTGAACCAGTCGCTGAACCAGTTGTAGCTGAACCAGTTGCTGAACCACTTGTTGAACCACTTGTTGAACCAGTTGCTGAACCAGTTGATGAACCAGTTGCTGAGCCTGTCACTGAACCTGCTGTTAAGTTAGTTAAGGAGACAATTGCTGAACCAGTTGTTGAATCAATTGAGGAACCAGTTGCTGAACACGTTGAAGAGCCAGTCTCTGAGCCAGCTACTGAACTGATTGAAGAACCAGTTGCTGAATTAGCTGAGAAGCCAACTACTGAGCCTGTTGCTGAACCGGTTGAAGAGCCAGTTACAGAGTCAGGTTCAAAGTCAGTTGCTGAACCATTTACTGAACCAGTTACTGAACCAGTTACTGAATCTGTAACTGAACCTGTGGTCGCGAATACAGAAGATAAGTTATCGACTGCAGAAGCTGGTAGTGAAAATGATCGGGATTTGACAATCTCTATTCATATTCAAGAGAGTGTGGAGGCCCCGACTGCTGCATATGAGATAGAGTCATCTAATGACGTAAATTTCGTCCAAACAAATTCTGATCAACAAATTTTTGACGACTTGACTAAACCACAGCCTTCAGAAACAGATAACTTTTTTGATGATAAAAAGGATGATGTCCAAGAAACTAATTTCTTTGCAGAGTCGGATAAAAAAGACAATGAGCCAAACAACTTTTTTGATGAGATAGAGAAAAACGGACAACAAGAGGCCAACGCCAACAATATTTTCTCTCAAACTGCCACAGAAGGAAGCGcatctggtgctgattTTTTCTCTCAACCTGCTGTCAATTCAAAAGAGCAGCCCGAAGAGCACGACTTTTTCTCTCAGTCTGCAGTCAGTTCTAATGAACAGCCCCAAGGAGACGGCTTTTTCTCGCAACCTGCCGTCAGTTCCAATGAGCAACCCCAAGATAAGGATCTTTTCTCTCAATCAGCTGCCAATTCTAAGGAACGACCCCAAGAAACTGACTTTTTCTCTCAAATAAGTGCGGCAAAGGGCCCATCAACCGACTCAATTGAGAATGATACCGTATCTTTGCTCCCtagcaagaaaaaatccAAGCTTCATGAACACAAAAGAGACATATCTGTatttgctgttgctgacaaTGACCCGTTTTTCAGTACTTTGGGCTCAACAAAGGAAGAAGGTCCTTCTGAATTCCCAGAGGAAGCTCTGCAACCACCTCAAAAAAACCTGGATAGATCGCAACCTTCTCCGTCGAGTCAGGTTGTGGAAAGCCCTGATCTAGATCGTAATCCTTTTGAGGATAATGAAACTAACCCGTTTTCCAATGACACTGCAGAAACAAATCCTTTTGGACACGAATCCGCCGATGAGAACCCATTTGGTAGTGGTGAAGCTGATGATAGTTTATTTGTTCGCCTTGCTGAACATGCAGACCCTAGTGATACGATAGCTCCTGCATCGACCCAATTAAAGTCTGATAATAGCTCTATACCTGCTACCACAGCCACTGCCCCTACTGTTGGTACTACAGCTGTTACCAGCACATTATCATCTCTTGCATTccttgaagaagacgacgatttaCTTTCTGATGAGGACGATGCTCCCCTCGCTATAGACGCTTCTCAGTcccaaaaaatcaaaagtcAGCCTTCTGCTACACCCGTGACTACATCTGCTCCATTTACAACTCCCTACACGGCACCTGCTACTACAAGTACGAGTCCCTATAACTCATACTCTATttaccagcagccaccACAAGAGGAGAGACCGAAGTACACGTCTCGTTCGTCAACAGCAAATGCATTTGATTTACCAACAGGCATTATGCCCAAGCATCATGTACGACCATCTCCTTCGTATCAGAATATGGTATCTGCCCCTGGGGTTGGAGGTTATACCCCCCGACAACCGTCTGTTTACGGAACTCCCGAACAACCTCCGACTCAAAAAACTGTTGCACCCAAAAAATCATTCTTCGAAGAACTGCCAGTTGTTCATCGTAAGCCAATGTCTCGAAAGACAAGTCAAACCTATGAACACGCATCAATTGGCGTTCCTCCACAtattcagcatcaacagatTGGCAGTCAATTTGGACCTCCATTGTCAAATCAAAATTCTACTTTGCCATATTCCCCTACGatatctgctgctggaccACCTCCCATTCGTTCTCCCAGTCAAGCCCCAGCTTCTTTAGCACATAATCCTTATGCTCCATCTCCCAACTCTGGGCCACAATTGGTTGGTCAAGCTCAGAGCCAATATCATCGGTCGTCTTCTCCCTATACACCAATTCAACATGCCATTCCTCCTTCTCATCAGCGTGGTGCAATTCCGGCAGCTAACCAATACCCCCAAGTGGGTCCTGTTGTTCCTGGTGTGCCACCACCTGGTGTTCCACAGGCTTCTAACGTTGCTGTTCCTGGTGTCTTGGCTCCTCATAACCAATATACCGCCCCAACAATGGCAGGTGGAAACGCAttctcaccaccaccaccagtaccaccagcTTCGATTTCCAGACCTTCATCAATTCCCAATCCGTATGCTCCAGGTGTGGTTCCTCAAAGCAAGTCAGTGTACTCCCATTCTCGTACCAATTCTGCTGGTTCTAATCACAGTGCCACTGCTGGTCTCGCAATTCCATCTGGCGGGTATGATGATTCTGCTTACAAATCCGCTTATAGTCCTAAAACTGGTCCGACAAACACTCCGCCAAATCCATATGCCAATGTCCCAGTTGCCGCTCCCCCATCTGGTTATACGTCTATGGCCAATCAGTATGACCCTCATaatactgctgctgccaatgctgttgctgctgctgtggcCCATAAAAGTACTGCTCCACCTCCAACTTCTACATATGGAGACCTACCTCCTATGTTAGAGACCAGCAGATCGAGACAGGCATCTCATCCTCAGATGGCTCCTCCGTCTGTTAGTTACAGGTCTTCACCTGCCAACCAACCAGCATCGCTTAACCTTAagtcagctgctgctgcggccgctgccgctgctgtcACTACTGGATCAATACATGATTTCCATCAGTCACGACCTGCTAGTGTCCCTATTGATAATGAGGCCCTTCAGAAGAGACAGTTTCCTATATTCCATTTCGGTAATGGAAGGCAAATCGTGTCTGGACTACCTCCTGCCATTGCATTCGGTAATACTCACATGGAGATCAAAATCCTCAGTACTAAGAGCGTTATCAAGACCGACTACGAGTTGAATGCTAAGTTCCCCAGCCCATTGGTAAATAGCAAAAGTGCTATCAAAggcaagaaaaaagagctCGAGAAATGGTGTGATGAAAAGATTGCTAAGCTTGAAAACGAATTCAAAAACAGCAACGTTAATGCTAACCCCAAGTCAATTGAACGTGCTAGTCATCGCATTCTACTGTGGAAGTTTTTGGCCATACTGCTTAAGGCTGATACACATCTTTCACGTGCACCTCCAGAGGTTCTTCAATCTATTAAAGAGCTGCTTAATCCACGACTTGCTCTTGTAAAGAATGAGAATGTCACAACATTTTCATCTGCCTCTGATTTGTATAAAAAAGGTTTACACCGACGAAACTCCAGTACTGACTACCAGATGGGAATGGTTCCATTCAGTTCAGAGGATCTACGCAATATCTTCACTGCTCTTGAAATTGGCAACCGTGCTGGGGCACTCCGAATTGCTCTCGACAAGCATCTCTGGGGACATGCTCTCTTGATTGCTAGCTCGCTTGGTCCTCAGCAGTGGAACGACGCTGTGGCTGAATTTGTTCGCGAAGAAGTGCGTTCTCATCCATCGTCCAACTCGCAGAGCCTCGCTCTCATCTATCGAGTTcttgctggttctggtgccgAGGCCATCTCCGAGCTACAACCGCGTTTACCACTTGCTAACATGCCTGCAAACCAGCGTCCAGAATCGCCTTCTGTCAACAACTGGCGCATGTACCTCTCTCTCATTGTGTCAAACAAGTCTCCTAACGACTCGGATGCCATCCTTGAGCTTGGAAAGCTCCTACGGAAAAATGGCTTGATCGAAGCTTCGCATATTTGGTAAgtctgtttttttttttgcctccggaggctggggctccgccccaggccccgtggctcctctcgctccgctcgagtcgtacTAACTTCAATAGCTTGATTTTATCTGGATATCCTGTTTTTGGTTCGCCCGACGAAGATGCTATTATTCTAATGGGCGATGATATCAGTGCTG
The Sugiyamaella lignohabitans strain CBS 10342 chromosome A, complete sequence genome window above contains:
- the SEC16 gene encoding Sec16p (COPII vesicle coat protein required for ER transport vesicle budding; essential factor in endoplasmic reticulum exit site (ERES) formation, as well as in COPII-mediated ER-to-Golgi traffic; bound to periphery of ER membranes and may act to stabilize initial COPII complexes; interacts with Sec23p, Sec24p and Sec31p; GO_component: GO:0012507 - ER to Golgi transport vesicle membrane [Evidence IDA] [PMID 7593161]; GO_component: GO:0000139 - Golgi membrane [Evidence IEA]; GO_component: GO:0005783 - endoplasmic reticulum [Evidence IEA]; GO_component: GO:0070971 - endoplasmic reticulum exit site [Evidence IDA] [PMID 22675024]; GO_component: GO:0005789 - endoplasmic reticulum membrane [Evidence IEA]; GO_component: GO:0016020 - membrane [Evidence IEA]; GO_function: GO:0043495 - protein anchor [Evidence IDA] [PMID 12235121]; GO_function: GO:0043495 - protein anchor [Evidence IDA] [PMID 7593161]; GO_process: GO:0048208 - COPII vesicle coating [Evidence IEA]; GO_process: GO:0048208 - COPII vesicle coating [Evidence IDA] [PMID 12235121]; GO_process: GO:0006914 - autophagy [Evidence IEA]; GO_process: GO:0070973 - protein localization to endoplasmic reticulum exit site [Evidence IMP] [PMID 22675024]; GO_process: GO:0015031 - protein transport [Evidence IEA]; GO_process: GO:0006810 - transport [Evidence IEA]; GO_process: GO:0016192 - vesicle-mediated transport [Evidence IEA]); the encoded protein is MAGATAPKQDLDSPANGSSDAAAVNNPVTSTSSSAKKKKNKKKKKKSASAAVVTDNASVAPDVEKIEEDGEIADSTAVSSPVDVLASGSETKELADTVAIAVGPEYAGEPELVSQEELAAEAEPPAETIAEPIKEVVKEPVAEPVAEPAVKPVEETIAEPVAEPVAEPVAEPVVAEPVAEPVAEPAVEPVVAEPVAEPLVEPVAEPVVAEPVAEPLVEPLVEPVAEPVDEPVAEPVTEPAVKLVKETIAEPVVESIEEPVAEHVEEPVSEPATELIEEPVAELAEKPTTEPVAEPVEEPVTESGSKSVAEPFTEPVTEPVTESVTEPVVANTEDKLSTAEAGSENDRDLTISIHIQESVEAPTAAYEIESSNDVNFVQTNSDQQIFDDLTKPQPSETDNFFDDKKDDVQETNFFAESDKKDNEPNNFFDEIEKNGQQEANANNIFSQTATEGSASGADFFSQPAVNSKEQPEEHDFFSQSAVSSNEQPQGDGFFSQPAVSSNEQPQDKDLFSQSAANSKERPQETDFFSQISAAKGPSTDSIENDTVSLLPSKKKSKLHEHKRDISVFAVADNDPFFSTLGSTKEEGPSEFPEEALQPPQKNLDRSQPSPSSQVVESPDLDRNPFEDNETNPFSNDTAETNPFGHESADENPFGSGEADDSLFVRLAEHADPSDTIAPASTQLKSDNSSIPATTATAPTVGTTAVTSTLSSLAFLEEDDDLLSDEDDAPLAIDASQSQKIKSQPSATPVTTSAPFTTPYTAPATTSTSPYNSYSIYQQPPQEERPKYTSRSSTANAFDLPTGIMPKHHVRPSPSYQNMVSAPGVGGYTPRQPSVYGTPEQPPTQKTVAPKKSFFEELPVVHRKPMSRKTSQTYEHASIGVPPHIQHQQIGSQFGPPLSNQNSTLPYSPTISAAGPPPIRSPSQAPASLAHNPYAPSPNSGPQLVGQAQSQYHRSSSPYTPIQHAIPPSHQRGAIPAANQYPQVGPVVPGVPPPGVPQASNVAVPGVLAPHNQYTAPTMAGGNAFSPPPPVPPASISRPSSIPNPYAPGVVPQSKSVYSHSRTNSAGSNHSATAGLAIPSGGYDDSAYKSAYSPKTGPTNTPPNPYANVPVAAPPSGYTSMANQYDPHNTAAANAVAAAVAHKSTAPPPTSTYGDLPPMLETSRSRQASHPQMAPPSVSYRSSPANQPASLNLKSAAAAAAAAAVTTGSIHDFHQSRPASVPIDNEALQKRQFPIFHFGNGRQIVSGLPPAIAFGNTHMEIKILSTKSVIKTDYELNAKFPSPLVNSKSAIKGKKKELEKWCDEKIAKLENEFKNSNVNANPKSIERASHRILLWKFLAILLKADTHLSRAPPEVLQSIKELLNPRLALVKNENVTTFSSASDLYKKGLHRRNSSTDYQMGMVPFSSEDLRNIFTALEIGNRAGALRIALDKHLWGHALLIASSLGPQQWNDAVAEFVREEVRSHPSSNSQSLALIYRVLAGSGAEAISELQPRLPLANMPANQRPESPSVNNWRMYLSLIVSNKSPNDSDAILELGKLLRKNGLIEASHIW
- a CDS encoding glycine zipper family protein produces the protein MGSHRRIRVQKDLFLQCHWKTEIVKSRSFSLPASAVDNLSSVFATTGSVTDSVTGSVTGSVNGSATDFEPDSVTGSSTGSATGSVVGFSANSATGSSISSVAGSETGSSTCSATGSSIDSTTGSAIVSLTNLTAGSVTGSATGSSTGSATGSTSGSTSGSATGSATTGSATGSTSGSATGSATTGSTAGSATGSATGSATTGSATGSATGSATGSAIVSSTGLTAGSATGSATGSLTTSLIGSAIVSAGGSASAASSSCDTSSGSPAYSGPTAIATVSANSFVSDPEASTSTGLLTAVESAISPSSSIFSTSGATLALSVTTAAEADFFFFFLFFFFFALELVLVTGLFTAAASDEPLAGESKSCLGAVAPAILPPVSTCLNHNSPILPINPVFSSYLAQSHTA